In Mastigocladopsis repens PCC 10914, a single window of DNA contains:
- a CDS encoding DUF3574 domain-containing protein: protein MAILQNSLNSLILTGLLFIGPADTNTFVRAQSPQTSTFYSSERILTKDELYFGLSKPGGKMVSEVEWQLFLNRVITPRFQEGLTVMDAYGQYLNSSGKLTREKTKVVILIYENSSNRNQMIEEVIASYKQKFQQESVLRVNTNVRLSF, encoded by the coding sequence ATGGCAATTTTGCAAAACAGTTTAAATAGCCTCATTCTTACAGGTTTACTTTTTATCGGTCCTGCTGATACAAATACTTTCGTTCGCGCCCAATCGCCCCAAACATCCACTTTCTACTCAAGTGAAAGGATTCTCACTAAAGATGAGTTGTACTTTGGCTTATCCAAACCTGGAGGGAAGATGGTCTCTGAGGTTGAGTGGCAGCTATTTTTGAACCGTGTGATTACACCTCGGTTTCAAGAAGGATTAACTGTGATGGATGCCTACGGGCAGTACCTTAACAGTTCTGGCAAACTGACAAGGGAAAAGACTAAAGTAGTCATTCTGATTTATGAAAACAGTTCAAATAGAAATCAGATGATTGAAGAGGTGATAGCAAGCTATAAACAAAAATTTCAACAGGAATCAGTTCTACGGGTAAATACCAATGTCAGGTTATCTTTCTGA
- a CDS encoding ArnT family glycosyltransferase: protein MLYKLQFLHPIRLFIGVLRAFPQVTLLIWILPLLLFSSGQDSLMAHDEGLYAWRARFMIDSSDWVHPWSTPHHKTPGAYWLVASFYTLFGISEASGRLPSMITGILSVLLVYEIGKIILGKKVAWLAAAILSVEFLWLQYCRLGTPDVPMIFLVLLAIWSLLKAELQPKYRFAWCFLVGFSFGLGFLVRSFVIFLPMIALLPYLIGEHRRHRHLTNPMLYFGFVVGLIPTFIWLWLNWLRYGDASLVKLINFVINLGSGERHHNGLEFYFWNLPLKAFPWVFFSVFGLFLVIRRPIPRYQLILIGYPLVLFTELSFFSTRLSHYSLSLYPFIALLAAVGLNSLGKIYQDVETLHATSLQKIKRNLSYGFAVFSILLLIVGILAFVGGDAQVRKYAPLALALGLGWLILPLVWIAHYHLGKNLSSRYWLAGWLVPAWITLAAAGSSGFLGDYNPEIKTFLQQPAIAQVLHSSPINFVDIRGKTDVLLKFYTPHHGKRLKLSKLPASGYAWISHKQMANISQPHRVVGTVETVSLVQLLD from the coding sequence ATGTTGTATAAACTACAATTTCTTCATCCAATTAGGCTGTTCATAGGAGTTTTAAGAGCCTTTCCTCAGGTCACTTTGTTAATTTGGATACTCCCATTATTGCTGTTCAGTTCTGGGCAAGATAGCCTAATGGCACATGATGAAGGGCTTTATGCTTGGCGAGCGCGCTTCATGATAGACTCTAGCGATTGGGTACATCCCTGGTCAACTCCGCATCACAAAACCCCTGGTGCTTATTGGTTAGTTGCTAGTTTCTACACGCTGTTTGGCATCAGTGAAGCAAGTGGGCGATTGCCTAGTATGATTACAGGCATTCTGAGCGTACTACTTGTATACGAAATCGGCAAAATTATCCTTGGCAAAAAAGTTGCTTGGCTTGCTGCTGCCATTTTGAGTGTAGAATTTCTTTGGCTGCAATACTGTCGTTTAGGCACACCTGATGTGCCGATGATTTTCCTAGTCCTTTTAGCAATTTGGTCTTTACTAAAAGCTGAATTACAGCCTAAATATCGTTTTGCTTGGTGTTTTCTGGTCGGTTTTAGTTTTGGCTTAGGCTTCTTAGTCAGAAGCTTTGTGATTTTTTTGCCAATGATCGCTTTGCTACCTTATCTCATTGGGGAACATCGCCGTCATCGTCATCTTACCAACCCCATGTTGTATTTTGGGTTTGTGGTAGGTTTAATTCCCACTTTTATCTGGCTGTGGCTCAACTGGTTGCGATACGGTGATGCTAGTTTGGTGAAATTAATTAACTTTGTGATCAACTTAGGTTCTGGTGAACGCCATCATAACGGGTTAGAGTTTTATTTCTGGAATTTACCTCTAAAAGCATTTCCTTGGGTGTTTTTCAGCGTTTTTGGCTTATTTTTGGTGATTCGTCGTCCTATTCCTCGCTACCAACTCATATTAATTGGCTATCCCCTTGTTTTGTTTACCGAACTAAGTTTTTTCTCCACTCGTTTATCTCACTACAGTCTTTCGCTGTATCCATTCATTGCATTACTTGCGGCTGTGGGGTTAAACTCGCTAGGCAAAATTTACCAGGATGTAGAGACGTTGCACGCAACGTCTCTACAAAAAATTAAGCGCAATCTAAGTTATGGCTTTGCAGTATTCAGTATTTTACTGTTAATAGTGGGAATACTTGCTTTTGTTGGGGGTGATGCCCAAGTCCGCAAGTATGCCCCTTTGGCATTAGCATTAGGATTAGGTTGGTTGATACTACCTTTGGTGTGGATTGCTCATTACCACTTAGGCAAAAATCTGAGTTCTCGTTACTGGTTAGCTGGTTGGTTAGTCCCTGCTTGGATAACTTTGGCTGCTGCTGGTAGTAGTGGCTTTTTAGGGGACTACAACCCTGAGATCAAAACTTTTCTTCAACAGCCTGCGATCGCTCAAGTTTTACACTCATCTCCTATCAACTTTGTAGATATAAGAGGTAAAACTGACGTGTTACTCAAATTTTACACTCCTCACCACGGCAAGCGACTAAAGCTTTCTAAACTGCCAGCCTCTGGCTATGCTTGGATTTCTCATAAACAGATGGCAAACATATCTCAGCCTCATCGGGTTGTTGGTACTGTGGAAACAGTGAGTTTAGTACAACTTCTTGATTAG
- a CDS encoding MarR family winged helix-turn-helix transcriptional regulator, with the protein MVYKPNKSQDLESWQQVRAPYGVGYRIKLLSQLLARKFTERLEPFGLTPFHWVVLCCLWEEDGLPTSSIGEKLQQVGGTLTGVLDRMEERGLIRRERDCRDRRIWRIWLTDAGKELETALPPIAVEIREQAMSGISYAEREQFSQLLNQAINNLS; encoded by the coding sequence ATGGTTTATAAACCCAACAAGTCCCAAGATTTGGAGTCGTGGCAGCAAGTTCGCGCACCCTACGGTGTAGGCTACCGAATCAAACTTCTCTCACAACTTCTCGCTCGCAAGTTTACTGAGCGTTTGGAGCCGTTTGGATTAACCCCCTTTCACTGGGTAGTTCTGTGCTGTTTGTGGGAGGAAGATGGTTTACCCACTTCCAGCATTGGGGAAAAACTGCAACAGGTGGGCGGTACGTTAACTGGCGTATTGGATAGAATGGAAGAACGCGGATTGATTCGTCGAGAACGAGACTGTCGCGATCGCCGCATCTGGCGTATTTGGCTAACGGATGCGGGTAAAGAATTGGAAACAGCCTTACCACCCATTGCCGTAGAAATTCGCGAGCAAGCCATGAGTGGTATTTCCTATGCTGAACGCGAACAATTTTCCCAACTTCTCAATCAGGCAATAAATAACTTATCGTAG
- a CDS encoding tetratricopeptide repeat protein yields MKVLKLAKARIINGICASLFLTFVGTPLAKAANQAGDYRQLGLFYRQQGRYSEAITAMQKSVKLEPENIMGRVNLGWTLHLAGNEQAAAQSLWEAIYQKPLYVPAYNALGIVYLVDSNLTAAVLVHTWAAILKPDNEIAYFNLSLALHRLQIYNLAIVTANRAAILEPNNPHPLVASAIAYWDSGNKETAKKVYTQAINLDSRYSNRNFLSHLKQAAFNQEQIKKTEQILLLKATKLNSER; encoded by the coding sequence ATGAAGGTGTTGAAATTAGCAAAAGCAAGGATAATTAATGGAATTTGTGCATCTTTATTTTTGACTTTTGTTGGTACACCTTTAGCTAAAGCTGCCAATCAAGCTGGTGACTATCGACAATTAGGACTATTCTATCGTCAACAAGGGCGGTATTCTGAAGCCATTACCGCAATGCAAAAATCCGTAAAACTCGAACCTGAAAATATTATGGGCCGAGTTAATTTAGGTTGGACATTGCATTTAGCAGGAAATGAGCAAGCAGCAGCACAATCTTTATGGGAAGCAATATATCAAAAGCCATTGTATGTTCCTGCTTACAATGCTTTAGGAATTGTCTATCTTGTTGATAGCAACTTAACAGCAGCAGTATTGGTTCATACTTGGGCAGCAATTCTCAAGCCAGATAACGAAATTGCTTATTTTAACTTAAGTTTAGCATTGCATCGGTTACAAATTTATAACTTGGCTATTGTAACTGCTAACCGTGCTGCTATTCTTGAACCAAATAATCCTCATCCTTTGGTTGCTAGTGCGATCGCCTATTGGGATAGTGGTAACAAAGAGACCGCAAAAAAAGTTTATACCCAAGCCATTAACTTAGATTCCAGGTATAGCAATAGAAATTTTTTAAGTCATCTTAAGCAAGCTGCCTTTAACCAAGAGCAAATAAAAAAAACAGAGCAAATATTGTTGTTAAAAGCGACAAAACTAAATTCAGAAAGATAA
- a CDS encoding glycosyltransferase family 2 protein, with translation MQEDTRTGKEASLNFQMATVVCPAFSLVIPVYNEEKSITAALNNLRSILELADCDYEIIVVNDGSTDTTGDLLCSYIDIRVIEHSRNRGYGAALKTGIRQAKYPIIAITDADGTYPNEHIPELVALTADADMVVGARIGSKVHYSNLRKIPKWFLVRFAEWITMRSIPDLNSGLRVFRKSVVEEFLNILPDSFSFTTTITVAMLTNHYVVHYVPINYHHRVGKSKIKPFQDTLRFVQLILRTGVYFAPLRVFLPVAGLFFSGFLITLYQDIFIRRDLTERTLILFVAATQLGMFALLADMIDKRNGRN, from the coding sequence ATGCAGGAAGACACGCGAACAGGTAAGGAAGCTTCACTAAATTTTCAAATGGCAACGGTTGTCTGTCCAGCTTTTTCGCTTGTCATACCTGTATATAACGAAGAAAAAAGCATTACAGCCGCACTGAACAATTTACGCTCTATCCTTGAACTGGCAGATTGTGATTATGAAATTATTGTGGTTAATGATGGCTCTACGGATACCACAGGTGATCTCCTGTGTTCTTACATTGACATTCGTGTCATTGAACACAGTAGGAATAGGGGATATGGTGCAGCCCTAAAAACGGGCATTCGTCAAGCAAAGTATCCCATAATTGCAATTACTGATGCTGATGGAACTTATCCAAACGAGCATATCCCCGAATTGGTTGCTCTAACTGCTGATGCTGATATGGTTGTCGGAGCCAGGATAGGTAGTAAAGTCCACTACTCTAATTTGCGGAAAATACCTAAATGGTTTCTGGTGCGCTTTGCAGAATGGATTACAATGAGGAGCATTCCAGATTTAAATAGTGGGTTAAGAGTATTCCGTAAAAGTGTTGTTGAGGAATTTCTCAACATTCTACCTGATAGCTTCAGCTTCACGACCACGATTACAGTAGCGATGCTCACCAATCATTACGTAGTTCATTACGTACCAATTAACTATCATCATCGCGTTGGTAAAAGCAAGATTAAGCCATTTCAAGATACATTACGATTTGTACAGCTGATCTTGCGAACGGGCGTGTATTTTGCTCCCTTAAGAGTCTTCTTGCCTGTAGCTGGTTTATTTTTTAGTGGTTTTTTAATTACTCTGTATCAAGATATTTTTATCCGGCGCGATTTGACGGAGCGCACACTAATTCTGTTTGTCGCTGCTACTCAATTGGGAATGTTTGCTCTGTTAGCTGACATGATTGACAAGCGCAACGGACGTAACTGA
- a CDS encoding MFS transporter: MNSHTRKRPLLPALKSRNYRLFFAGQGISLIGSWMTQIATIWLVYDLTKSPIMLGFVGFSSQIPSFFLAPFGGVFVDRFSRYRTIIGTQLLSMIQSLMLALLAFTGVIQIWHIIGLSLFQGFINAFDAPARQAFVPELVEQRDDLANAIAINSTMFNGARLIGPAIGGLLIASIGTAYCFLIDGLSYIAVIFALLAMKVKPWRITVIDTNPLQRIKEGFEYAFGFPPIRVILLLSALVSLMGMQYTVLVPIFAEEILKGGAQTLGFLMAASGVGALSGGIYLATRQTVVGLGRLIALAPAILGIGLIAFSLSRFLPFSLLAMLLVGWGTIIQVAGSNTVLQTIVEDDKRGRVMSFFTMSFLGMIPFGNLLGGALAERIGATNTLIIDGIACILGYIFFSRQLPGLRKLVLVIYEQKGILTSAKH; this comes from the coding sequence ATGAACTCACACACGAGAAAGAGACCACTGTTACCAGCACTAAAGTCACGAAACTACCGACTGTTTTTTGCTGGACAAGGTATTTCCCTAATTGGATCTTGGATGACACAAATTGCCACTATTTGGCTGGTTTATGACTTAACTAAATCACCAATAATGCTGGGGTTTGTGGGATTTTCCAGTCAAATTCCCAGCTTTTTTCTTGCTCCCTTTGGGGGAGTGTTCGTGGATCGCTTTTCCCGTTATCGCACCATAATTGGTACGCAATTACTGTCAATGATTCAGTCGTTGATGCTAGCATTGTTGGCGTTTACTGGCGTGATTCAGATTTGGCACATCATTGGCTTGAGTTTGTTTCAAGGATTTATTAATGCCTTTGATGCACCAGCAAGACAAGCATTTGTGCCAGAGTTAGTGGAACAAAGAGACGATTTAGCAAATGCCATTGCTATCAACTCCACAATGTTCAATGGTGCGCGGTTAATTGGTCCGGCGATTGGAGGTTTGTTAATTGCTAGCATTGGTACAGCTTACTGTTTTTTGATTGATGGTTTAAGCTACATTGCTGTAATTTTTGCTTTATTGGCAATGAAAGTGAAGCCGTGGAGAATCACGGTTATTGATACTAATCCCTTGCAGAGAATTAAAGAGGGATTTGAGTACGCCTTTGGCTTTCCACCAATTCGTGTCATCTTGTTACTATCAGCCTTAGTTAGCTTGATGGGAATGCAATATACAGTACTCGTACCGATTTTTGCAGAAGAAATCTTAAAAGGCGGCGCACAAACTCTAGGTTTTTTGATGGCTGCATCGGGAGTCGGAGCGCTATCAGGTGGAATTTATTTAGCGACACGACAAACAGTAGTCGGACTTGGTAGATTGATTGCCTTAGCTCCAGCTATTTTGGGCATTGGTTTGATTGCGTTTTCTTTGTCGCGCTTCCTGCCATTTTCTTTGTTGGCAATGCTGTTGGTTGGTTGGGGGACAATCATCCAAGTTGCTGGAAGCAACACAGTTTTACAAACAATTGTTGAAGATGACAAACGCGGACGAGTGATGAGTTTTTTCACTATGTCATTTTTAGGAATGATACCCTTTGGCAATTTGTTAGGAGGTGCATTGGCAGAGCGTATTGGTGCTACCAATACATTAATTATTGATGGTATTGCTTGTATTTTGGGGTATATATTTTTCTCGAGACAGTTACCAGGTTTAAGAAAATTGGTACTCGTAATTTATGAGCAAAAAGGTATCTTAACAAGTGCGAAACACTAA
- a CDS encoding LmeA family phospholipid-binding protein: MLGGLTGLTDPKGTDWGERMLNTVASQTIRHLFTQSESVEVSVRCYPSSKLLQGSIDSFKMTGRGLVIRRDFAAEEISIETDAVAIDFSSVLSGKLRLKQPTQAIAQVVLLEAGINQSFKAELVKKRLENLTVPELTALSGGQPVSFPEIQVQLLPQNRLRVIAKADLNNDELVPLYMTVTIGIERRRRISFKDPEIELDQVPEAQREISQTLSLALAEILDNMVDLDRFDLDGVKMRLNRLETEGQRLIFSGYAEIERIPKNP; this comes from the coding sequence ATGTTAGGCGGACTTACTGGTTTAACAGATCCTAAAGGCACTGACTGGGGAGAGCGGATGCTCAATACCGTCGCCAGCCAAACGATTCGCCACTTGTTCACTCAAAGCGAGTCAGTGGAAGTCTCTGTGCGATGCTATCCCTCTAGCAAACTCTTGCAAGGTAGTATCGATAGCTTCAAAATGACAGGTCGTGGCTTAGTTATCCGCAGAGACTTTGCAGCCGAGGAAATTTCTATAGAAACTGATGCCGTTGCTATTGACTTTAGCTCCGTTTTGAGCGGTAAGCTGCGCCTGAAGCAACCTACTCAAGCTATTGCTCAAGTCGTCCTATTAGAAGCAGGCATTAACCAATCTTTTAAAGCAGAATTGGTAAAAAAGCGTCTGGAAAATCTTACTGTACCTGAATTAACAGCATTATCTGGCGGTCAACCAGTCTCTTTTCCCGAAATTCAGGTACAGTTACTGCCTCAAAATCGATTACGGGTTATAGCCAAGGCAGATTTAAACAATGATGAACTTGTTCCGCTGTATATGACCGTAACTATAGGTATTGAACGGCGGCGACGTATTAGTTTTAAAGACCCAGAAATTGAACTTGACCAAGTACCAGAAGCACAACGGGAGATTTCACAAACCTTGAGTCTAGCACTGGCAGAAATTTTAGATAATATGGTGGACTTAGACCGTTTTGACTTAGATGGGGTAAAAATGCGCCTTAACCGTTTAGAAACAGAGGGTCAACGCCTGATTTTTAGTGGTTATGCAGAAATTGAGCGTATTCCTAAAAATCCCTAG
- a CDS encoding class I SAM-dependent methyltransferase codes for MPLRPEERNKLDSTDDKLFYEYPRFVTHVDEGFIQQLTDLYRDRLKPNTRIFDIMSSWVSHLPEEMAFAHVEGHGLNAEELARNPQFNHYFVQNLNENPQLPLLDQDFDAVLNCVSVQYLQYPEAVFSEMHRILKPGGVAIISFSNRMFFQKAIEAWREGTEASRVELVKGYFCAVPGFTSPEVIARQSTLPNFLQWIGAAGGDPFYAVIAYRND; via the coding sequence ATGCCACTTAGACCAGAGGAACGCAATAAGCTAGATAGTACAGATGATAAGCTGTTCTACGAATATCCCCGCTTCGTCACCCATGTAGACGAAGGTTTTATTCAACAGCTGACGGACTTATATCGTGATCGCCTCAAACCCAACACTCGCATCTTTGATATCATGAGCAGTTGGGTGTCTCATCTACCAGAAGAGATGGCGTTTGCCCATGTTGAAGGACACGGACTGAATGCAGAGGAACTGGCACGCAATCCTCAGTTTAATCATTACTTTGTGCAAAATCTCAACGAAAATCCTCAGCTACCCCTACTAGACCAGGATTTTGATGCGGTTCTCAACTGTGTTTCAGTACAGTATCTGCAATATCCAGAAGCGGTCTTTTCAGAAATGCACCGCATCCTCAAACCTGGTGGCGTAGCAATTATCAGCTTTTCTAACCGAATGTTTTTTCAAAAGGCGATTGAAGCGTGGCGAGAGGGTACGGAAGCCAGTAGAGTTGAATTAGTGAAAGGTTACTTCTGTGCTGTTCCAGGATTTACATCCCCAGAAGTGATTGCCCGTCAGTCAACCCTTCCCAATTTCCTACAGTGGATAGGTGCTGCGGGAGGAGATCCGTTTTATGCTGTCATAGCTTACCGCAATGATTAG